The sequence below is a genomic window from Cohaesibacter gelatinilyticus.
GCATGATCTGCCCTTCTGTATGATGCGTATTTATAATTGATACGTACAGGCAAACAACCAGATCACATCGAGCCTTTTCATGACCACATTGCGACTGATTTTAGGAGATCAATTGAGCCCGTCCATATCGGCACTCGAGGAATGCGACCCAGCCAAGGATGTCATCCTGATGTGTGAGGTTTGGGATGAAGCGACCTATGTGAAACATCACAAGAAGAAGATCGCCTTTCTCTTCTCGGCCATGCGCCATTTTGCCAGGGACCTGACCGAGAACGGCTATCAGCTGGACTATGTAAAGCTGGATGATCCGGAGAATTCAGGCTCGCTACAAGCTGAGGTCAGCCGTGCCCTGAAGCGTCATGCAATAGAGCGCATCGTCGTAACCTTTCCCGGCGAGTATCGTTTGCTGGAAGAATTTCTACGCTGGGAAAGCCTCTTCAATCTGCCTGTTGAGATCCGCCCGGATACGCGCTTTCTTTGCTCGCCTGATGGCTTTGCCAATTGGGCCAGGGGCCGCAAGCAATTGCGCATGGAATATTTCTATCGCGAGATGCGAAAGCATTATTCCGTGCTAATTGAAGGCGATCAACCAGTTGGTGGGCAATGGAATTATGATGCAGAAAACAGAAAGCCGCCATCAAGCGGGCTGAGCATTCCAGATCCTGCCAGCTTCGCCCCCGATGACATCACAAAAGAGGTGCTGAAGCTGGTGGCCGAACGCTTTGCCGATCACTTTGGTGATCTGGAGCCTTTTGCCTTTGCCGTCACCCGCGAAGACGCACTGAGAGTGCTGGGCCGTTTCATCGCCCAGCGCCTGCCCCATTTTGGTGATTATCAGGATGCCATGATTGAGGGAGAACCATGGATGTTCCATTCCCATATCAGCTTCTATCTCAATTCCGGCTTGTTACACCCCATGGAATGCATCAAAGCGGCCGAACGCGCTTGGCATGAAGGTCGCGCGCCGCTGAATGCCGTGGAAGGGTTCACCCGCCAGATCCTTGGTTGGCGAGAATATATACGCGGCATCTATTGGCTGAAAATGCCCGATTATGGGCAAACCAATTTCCTTGAGGCCAAGCACGATCTGCCTGCTTTTTACTGGACTGCAAACACCCAGATGAATTGCCTGCGCCAATGTGTGCTGGAAACCAGGGCCAATGCCTATGCCCATCACATTCAGCGGCTGATGGTTCTGGGCAATTTCGCCCTTCTGGCCGGGATCGAGCCCAAGCAGGTCAATGAATGGTTCCTGATCGTCTATGCCGACGCCTATGAATGGGTCGAACTGCCAAATGTCTCGGGCATGATCCTCTATGCCGATGGTGGTCTTTTGGCCAGCAAGCCCTATGCAGCAGGCGGAGCTTACATCAACAAGATGTCCAACTATTGCAAATCCTGCCGCTTCAAGGTGAGCAAGAAAAACGGCGCTGATGCGTGCCCGTTCAATTATCTCTATTGGGATTTCCTCGCCCGCAATCGCGACAAACTGCAAGACAACCCGCGCATCGCCATGATGTATAGAAGCTATGACCGCATGAGCGAACAAAAACATCAGGCCATAGCGGATGATGCGAGACGTTTCTTCAAAACACTATGATAGCTATACTCCCACGAAGCAACGTTGCAATTTCCTTGAGTACCAGACCTCACTACACTAGGTTCAAGTGGAGTATTTGGGGCGTTGGAACAGACAGGGCAGCGTGAGATGATAATCAAAAAACTGTTTGGACTAATGTCATCAAAGTCCAAACAGGAAACAAAAGAAGAAACAAGACAGCGCCAAAACAACTATATCAAAGCTCAGCACCGCACATGGCAATTGGCTTGGCATGATCTCTTCAATCAGGATCCCGGTCAGGCCAGCGCGGACAATGCGGCAAAAGACAGCCAGATCCCGGACGATCCCAATTGTGACTACAGGTTGATCTTCGGCTTTTGCGAAATCACAAAAGGCACCCGTGCTGCTTGTCTATCCCTGTTGCCACATGGTGATGAATTGACCAAACGGTTCGAGCAATTTTACAACACGCAAAACACCCCCATTCCACCAGCCAAAGCCATGGATTTGGCCGGAAAACTGACCGAAACCATAAATAACTGCCATATCAATTTCGAAGCAGACTGGAACAACATAATCATCGCTGAGATGAACGACAAAACAGCCCTTGACGCACTCGAAATCGAACATGATCTTCATGAGTTGTTTGAAGGATCTTTACTCGAACCACATCCTGAAGAAAAACTCGAAATGCTTGCTGCAGATCTGTTTCTGACAGAGCCATTTTACGTAGCGGCGGGCAATTATTATCAAGCCGGTCGCTGGATCACTGGCCTCTATCATGAACCTGCTCGAGATAAATGTCTCGCCATCGTCTATGCGCTCTGGCTGGGCGGATGGGATCTCTCGGTCGGTCGCAAAGGCATTGCCCTTATCCCGCTTCGCTAGATCAAAAATCTGGTAGATTTGGCGCCAAAATGGCCAAGCCATTGTTTCCAAGAATATTCTTGTCCGAAAACCGCACACACTTTTCAGAAATATGCTCTAGATGTGATAGGAGCCCCTCTGGCAAGATGGAAAGACACCATCATGCCAGAGGGAGACACTCATTTTCTTCTTCTACCCCGATTTTGATCAGGCCAGTTCATCCTGAATGACCACTGTCTGGTCATTGAAGGTCACTTCTTCAAAGCCATAGAGGAAATCGACTTTGTTCGTGGTCTGATTATAAACCGCGACGCCATTGCCATCTTCCGTTCGGGCAAAGTTCCAGTCCGATGAGGTGCCGTCAATCACGAAGACATCCTTGCCATCCGTGCCACTGACATATTCGAGCTCATCGGGATTATCCGTCACGATGGTCCGCCCCACATTGCTGGCGGTCAGATCGATTTCCGTATCATTGAAACGCAAGATTTCGAAGTCATAGACAATATCAAAGCCTGCATCATTCCAGATCAGAATACCTGCTCCATCATCTGATTTTGCCCAATTGTAATCCTTGGACGCCCCATCAATGACAAAGACGTCATTGCCGGCAGTGCCACCAATATATTCCTCGATGCCAGCTTCATCCTTCACCTTCATGGCTTCAGACCCGTCACCGGTCAGCTTCACACTCTTGTCGGTAAACTGGATAGTCTCGAAATCATAAAGGATGTCAAAGCCCTGATCATTCCAGATCATGGTGCCTTGGCCATCATCACTCGGCCCCCATTGATAATCGGTGGATTTGCCATTGATGATGAAGGTATCTGTCCCGACCGTACCGGAAACATACTGCTCCTCACCAGCAATATCTGTGACATTGATCTGACCGACCTTGTCACCTGTTAGATCCACGCTCTTGTCAGAGAACTGAATGGCCTCGAAATCATAAAGAATATCAAAGCCATTGTTGTTCCAGACCAGCATGCCCTCACCATCATCGGACGGTGCCCAATTATAGTCCGAAGACTTGCCATTGATGACAAAGGTATCCTTATACTCGGTTCCACCAAGATATTGTGTCTCGGCAGGATCATCCTGTACGGTAATGCCCTTGGCCGTCACAGTCACCGTCACCGTTGCCGTGGTGGTCTTCTTGCCGTCACTCAGCACATAGGTGAAGCTATCCTCACCGACAAATCCGGAATTTGGCGTATAGACAATCTTGTCATCAGATGTGTCATTGGCTGTTCCGTTATTGTCGATCCTGACACTGCCATTGGCCGGGTTGGTCACGGACGCTATGGACAATATATCTCCATCCGGATCCGAGTCATTGGCCAGAACATCAAGAGTGAGCGCATCATCCATCTTGGTGCTGCCACTATCATCCTGAGCAACCGGGGCCTTGTTTGCATTGGCCTCCGCGTCGGGGATCAGCCTCACATTGTCCAGATCAATATCGTAATTCGCGCCAGACCCCGATGTCGTATCCGAAAATTTGATGGTGGTGCTGTCACTGGTAGCCGTAAAAGTGAACGTGAAATATTTCTTGTCGGCACTTGTGAAAGGCCCGCTTATTGTTTGCACAAAATCAGCACCACCCGCTCCAAGAGCCTCGATCTTGAGTTTCGCGGCAACACTGTCCAATCCCTTGGCCTGACCCACATCAAATGTCAGGATATAGGTCTTGCCTGTTTCGGTTTTGACGGTCTGGCTGATGGAACTTCCACCATATTGATTGCTCCAACCGCCAAGGGCAACGGATGCCTCCCCATCAGATGCCCGGGCAGGATCAATATGACGCCCTGTCGGGCCTTCAATTGTCCAGCCATGAGGGGCTTTGTTCAGCCCCGACGGCCCCATCTCGAAAGAACCATTGAGAAGCAGATTGTCAACAGCGCCATCAAACGTCATCTGTTTGCGGTTGAAACCGGGACCAGACCAGTCAAGGTCCAGCCTGCCAGGGCCGCCGCCTTCAAAATAGCGCACTTCAATCTTGTGAAGACCGGCATCCAGATTCAGCGTGACGGTTTTCTGTGTCGGAGCTTGCATGCCATCATTATCAATGACCAGCTTGCCATCGATATAGAGTCTGGCTCCATCATCGCTGGTAAAATAGAAGGTATGTGAGCCATCCCGGGCGACATCGAAATCACCCGTGGCCCGCATGGCGAAATCATCTTTCGGACCGCCGGTATAATAGGCCTCGCTACCGCTATAATCGAGCTTGTCCAGCTGTTCGACATGCGCCGGATTGGCATTTTCAAAATCAATCTGGTCCAGACTGGTGACATTGGCCGGGATGCTGAAAAATTCAGCGCGCAGATCCCCTGTGCCGTCAAACAAAGGCTGGGTCGGCTCCACCGAGACCATCGGCGCAACAGATGGAACGCCAGCCTTGTTCCAGGCAAACAGCATCCAGCTACCGGCGGAAACCTCATTGGCATTTTCCGGCAGGGTCACTTCAATAGTGTTATTGGGGCCGAGCTTGAAGTCCAGCTTTACCATTCTGGCTTCCATATTGAAGGAATGGGTCGCAGCACCGGATTTCACAAAGGTCAACTTGGCGATATCGGCGGCATTGTCAGCTGTGATCGTGAATGTCTGGCCCGGCTTCAGGCTGTCAGGAACACCGGAAATGACCGGACGATCTGCCAGTGTACCATCTTCATTATACAGATAAGGCGGGCGATAGATCTGGCTGTCGAGATAATTGTTTTCTGCAGATCCGGCAGCGCCACCACCAAGGGAAAGCACCGTGCCATCATTCAGCAGAACCGTCGCGGAATGATAGAGGCGCGGCTGGTCTTCATCGGCACCATAGGTGATCGTGCCGGTCTCCGGATCCCAGATGGCAGCGGTTTTATCCGCGCCGGATTCCTTGTTGCCCACCGATGTACCGCCATTGACCAGAACGGTTCCGTCGGCCAGCACGGTCAGATCAGACCAGTTACGGTCCTGGCTGAGCGCACCGGATTTCTCAAAAACAGGTGTCGGACCATTGATATCCATGGTCCACAGATCACCATTGGACGCCATGACCAGCAGCTTTCCGGCTTCATACATGATGGCCGGAGCATCCCAGGAAAAAGCAAAGGGAAGCGTACCAATCTCGGTCAGGCTGCCATTGCCGGACGGGTCCAGCGACATGACTTCGATCTTGTTGTCATTGCCCTTCGATGTGGCAAAATAGATGACCTGCCCGTCCTTGTTCAGAAAAGCACGAGGATAGAGAGAGGCCGCCCCCAGATCCGTGTCAGTCGCCCCATCCAGCTTGCGCCAGCCTTCACCGGGCGTGAAGATTTCCGGGGTAGAAACACCGCGGCCATTTTCATCGGTGCCACCCAGAATGACAATTTGCCCGGTTGGCAGCGACACCATGGACGGATACCAGCGGGCAAAATGCATGTCCCCGACCGCTGATGCCTCCAGAGAAAGATCACTGCTGTCAAATTCATTGACATCACTGACGCCCTTGTTCGTCCCACCGAGCGGACGGCGGTCCCCACCACCAATCAGGATCTTGTCCGTTCCAGGAAGAATGATCGCCGCAGAGCAGAAAATATCCGTCGGCGTGGTATTGGCCAGCGTCTGATGGGTGCCGGTCACAGGGTCATAAACATCATAGATGAATTGCCCGCCCTGCATGCCACGGCTGTCAGTGCCAAATGTCAGCACCTTGCCATCCTGTGTCACAATGGCATGAAGACCAATCAACGGCCATGCTTTCAGATCGTCCCAACTTCCCTTGGTATTTCCCGTCATTCCAATTCTCCCCCATAGAGCGCGTTAGAAAGGCCCGGAGGATCTGAAGACATCTCCCGGCACAAGTCATTCGCTCAATGGCAGCAATGGCCATGCCAGATTGATGGCCGAACGAGGAAACCTCATGGCAGAGTTAAAGAAGGGTAAAGGCTAAAAACACCTGGGTGAAAATTGAATGAGAACAGAGGAGCCTATGGCAAAATGGATCAAACAAGATCCGATATACTTGCAAAAATCAAAGCAGCTTCAGGCAAGAAATCTTGGCTGTTCCGCCGTCTCGAACTGGATCAACAACACTCGGATGCGTCATCTTGGCACGGCCCAGATCAGAATCTTCAGCATCGGCAGGATCAGATGTGATACGACCATTCGCGAATTCATCAACCGATATTAGGTCAGGGCACCATTACAGGCGAGCATGAATAATATCGCCTGCTTGCTCCTGATCACAGATTTGAACGAAAGCCAGAACATCCTCGAATGATTCATCAGGATGTGACGTAGTACACATGAACCGATCCTCCTTGCTTCCGTCCCCAACGATGATTTCATCGACAATGTCTTCAATCCGCCTGCTATCAGGGCCAAAGATCGCCAATAGCGAAACCTTCTCTGCCAAACACTGTTCGACAAAAGCATCCAGACGGCTCTCATCCATGATCGGACAATAAAGAATATATTTAGGAGCACCATTCATACGAGAAATGATATCATCGTAAAATCAAACCAGACAAGCTGAAATCAACAATTTGGAAATTGGGAAATCGCTTACAATTGGTGACCTTGTAAGAATAGCAAACTAAACTACAACCATGAAAATTCTCACGCTCCCCGGACTGGATGGCACTGGCGCATTGTTAGCTGAGTTTCAGGCAGAGCTTGGCCAGAAACATGAGGTGTCTGTGCTGTCTTACCCCGCAGACCTCACCCGCTATTCCGATCTGACAGATTGGATAGCAGAGCGCCTGCCAGAAGAAGAGTTCGTGCTGATTGCCGAGTCTTTTTCCGGACCGCTGGCCGCCATGATTGCTGCAGGAAAGCCCGCTCACTTGAAGGGTGTGATCTTTGTTGCCACCTTTGCCAAATCCCCTCGCCCAGCCCCTGCCTTTCTCGCTCATCTGCTTTGCGTCATGCCAACTCGATCAAGACTTCTATCAAAGTACGCGCAACCGCTTTTAATGGGACCATGGGCAAGCAAAACCTTTACCGCGCTCTTCTGCGATACTATGGAAAAAGTTCCACCGGCTACATTGTCCAAACGCTTGCATGAAGTCCTGCAGGTCAATGTCACCAAGCAATTGCATGAGATCAACGTCCCGATGCTTTATCTGCAAGCCAGCAATGACTGGCTGGTGCCCAAAAGAATGGCCAAAGGCTTCGCCCAAGCCTCTTGCTCAATCCAAAACATCAAAGGGCCGCACTTCCTCCTCCAGGCCAACCCCAAAGATGCCTCACAGGTGATTGAGGATTTCATCGCCGAATTATCAAAATCGGAATAAACGAGCCAATCTGAGACGCTTCACATCCCAGTCATCCAGTTCACACTGTCCGCAAAGCATTGCTTTGCTTCATACCGGGTGTGGGGCCAGTCGCTGCCCCAGAGCAGGTGCTCGGGGCCGAGATGTTCAGCCAGATGGGTGAAGACGGGTTTGATCTGCTCTGCGGCTTGCGCAACCGAGAGATCAGGAAAGACACGATAAGGTGCGGAGCATTTGACGAATAACTGCTCGGCTGGTGCGTAGGTCATCGCCGCCATCCCGTCACAAGACAGAGGGTTGCTTGCATCTGGCAGGCCAAAATGATCGACCACCACCTGCTGGCTCCAGGATAGCAATTGTGACAAAGGCTTTGCCAGACGCGGGCCTTCACAATGCAGCTCCACATGCCAGCCAAGCTGATCAGCCAAACGGACCAGACTTTCCCAATCTGATAAATCAGCGACCTCAGTATCGCTTTTGCCAACCACATTCAGGCGCAAACCAATAACCCCACGTGCAGAAAAGTCTTCCAACGCGGCCCGATCAAGGCTTTTATCCTGCGGGTCCAGCACCACGACAGCGCGGAAAGTCAGACCATCCTTGCCGTCCATCTGCACCATTTGATCCAGCATATAGCTGTTGTCAGCACCCAGAAAACTGGGCTGCACCAGAATGGCCCCATCCAGATCATGCTCTTGCAGATGTTGGCAATAAGTCTTTGGTTCTGCGTGATAATCAGGCGTATAGCGGCGCGGGCTCGCCATGGGTAGATCAGAGCGAAAGATATGCGCGTGCCCGTCAAATCGGCCAGCCAATCCGCCCATGAGAGCATTGGCGCCTGACAAATTCGACAGCCATTCCGCCGCACGTCCCTGATCCATATTGATGCCCCTTCAAAATGACCGGTCAATTTTCCGGCTTGACTTATCTACTTCTATATAGAACTATAGATGCAACAGAAAGGCAAGCACGAACATGACTGCTCAAGAATTATCTGGTGATCAAAGACTTCCCATCTATCAGCGTCTGGCAGATGTCTTGCGTCGCGACGTGACCGAAGGCCGCCTGCGCCCCGGCGACCGCGTGCCATCAGACAATGAATTGTCCCAGACCTATCAACTGGCCCCCGGCACCGTGCGCAAGGCACTGGATCTGCTGGTCAGTGAGGAATTGTTCGAGCGCTTTCATGGCCGCGGCACCTTTGTCCGCCGCCCCAGCTTTGACAGCTCGCTCTTTCGCTTCTTTCGCTTCCGCTCATCGGACGGCACCAGCGCCGTGCCAGAAGGCCGCATTCTGCGCCGGGTGACGGAAAATGTCCCCTCTTACATTGCCCGTCAACTGAAAATCGAGGAAGGCGCTTCTGCCATTTCCATGAGCCGTCTGCGTTTGATCGATGATGTGCCGATCATTGCCGAGGAAATCTGGCTACCGCTTGATCGCTTTGAAGCCTTTCTGGACATCCCGACCGGGGAAGTTGGCAATCTGCTTTACCCCGTCTATGACGAGGCCTGCGGCCAGTTGATCGCAAAGGCCGAAGAAACCCTTACTGCCGAAGCCGCCAGCGAACAGACCGCGCGCCTTTTGCGGATCGAGACCGGAACACCGGTCATGATGATCGACCGTCTGGCCAAAGGCTATGACGGAACCCCCATGGAATGGCGTCGCTCTCGGGGACGAGCTGACCTCTTCCACTATCACACCGAAATTCGCTGAGTTCCAAAATGTCAAAGTCCTGAGCCAAGCCCTCTCCCCCACCCAAACCGCCCACGAGGGTACCATTTCGGGTGGTTTGGGAGGGGGAGAGGGCAGGAAATGCGGCTCCAAACAAAGACTCATTAAAATCCGGGAGGAAATTATGAAATTCGTCAAATCTCTGGGCCTCGGCTTGCTCGCCGCGGTCCTGTCGTCCAGTGCTGCCTTCGCCAAACCGATTGAAGTGCGCATTGCCAGCCATGTGTCATCCTTTTCGCCCCTGCATGCACAGTCCGAACTGTTCGCAGCCGAGGTCGAAAAACGCCTGCCCGGTCAGTTTGAATTCAAACTGTTCCCCGGTGGTCAGCTGGGCAAGGAAAAGGACCTGATGACCAATGTTCAGGCCGGTTCCCTTGAAATGATCAATGTGGCATCGGGCGTGATGAAACTGGACAAGAAGCTTGGCGTTTTCGATTTGCCTTGGCTCTTTTCTGATCGCGACCATGTCAAACGTGCCATGAAAGCCGGACTGGAAGACGCCATCCGCACCCGCATCGAAGAGGTTGGCTCGGTCAAAGTGATCGGCGTGTATGAAAATGGCTTCCGTCATGTCATCAATACCGAGCGCGCCATCGGCGAACCTTTCGATCTGGAAGGCCTGAAGATCCGCATTTCCGGCGGCAAATTCCGTCAGGGCGTTTTCCAGCAGATGGGCGCAACCCCGCAGAAAGTCTCCTGGGGTGAAACCTTCACTGCACTGCAAGCCGGTGTCGTGGATGGCGCAGAAGCCGCAACCTATGGCTTTTACGAGCAAAAGCATTTCGAGGTCGCCAAGCATCTCTCCCTCACCGGCCATGTCTATACGCCATCCTTCCTGCTGGCTTCGACCGACTTCTTCGACAGCCTGACCGATGAGCAGAAGAAGGTCTTCACTGAAGTTGGCAAGGAAATCACCGACGCGGCTTACGACGCTTCCGCCAGTCTGGAAGCCAAATATTTCGAAGAAATGAAAGGCAAGCTGAAGATCAATGACGTTGATCTGGATGCTTTCAAGAAGGCCACAGCCAAGAGCTATGACACCTATGTCAAAAGCCAGGGTGATGATTATCTGACCATCATCCGCAACGCGGCCAAATAATCATGCTGCGTCTTCTGGACAAGATCGTTGAGGCTATGGCGGTGTTCACCTTCGCCATTTCCTCGGCCTTCGTTTTTCTCAATGTGGTCAATCGCTATCTGGTGCTTGGCCTGATGCGCGATTGGGCCAAGGCCAATGAAGCCATGCGCCCGTTCTATTTCTGGGTGCGCGATCTGCTGGGCAATATCGTGGTCACAGCCGATGAAGTGCCCGGTCTGTTGCTGGTCTGGGTTGCCTTTCTCGGGGCCTATCTGACCATGCGCCGCGAAGGGCATATCGCCTTTGAACTGCTCGAGGAAAGCCTGCCGAAAGTCTGGCGCAAGATCCTGCGCGGCATAAACACCGCTCTCATTTGCGGCTTTCTGGTGCTGCTCTTCTGGCAATCCATCCGCATGATCCGCGTCGCTGGCGCAACAGAGATCGAGACTGCGGAAATTGCCCAAGGCTGGTTCATGCTCATCATGCCCCTTGCCGCTGTTCTATTGTTCATCGCCACCATCCAGCGGTTTCTGAGCCAAACCATGCAGGATAACGAAAGAAGCTGACCATGGCCTGGATTGTTGTTCTTCTTCTCCTGATGCTGATCCTGATTGGCACCCCCATCGGCTTTGCCCTGATGATCTCGGCCGCCATTGCCATGGCCATTTCCGATATCGATCTCATCATGGCTCCCATTCAGATGTTTTCCGGCGCAAACAAGGTGGTGCTGCTCGCCATTCCGCTCTTCATCTTCATGGGCGAATTGATGGGCGCCACCTCCATTTCCGAGCGCATCATCTCGCTGGCCCGCGCCCTTGTCGGCTGGATGCGCGGCGGCCTTGCCCATGTCAATGTGGTGACCTCCATGTTCATGGCCGAGATGTCCGGCTCTGCTGTCGCCGATGCTGCCGTCATGAGCAAAATCTTCGTGCCATCCATGGAAAAGCAGGGTTACCCGAAAAGCTTTGCCGCTGCGGTCACAGCCACCAGTGCAACGCTTGGCATCATCATTCCGCCCTCCATTCCCATGGTGCTGTATGGCGTCACCACCAATACTTCCATCAAGGATCTGTTCGTGGCGGGTATCATTCCAGGTTTGTTGCTAGGCGGGGCTTTCATGGTCACGTCCTACATCTTCGCACGCAAGGAAGGCCATCCGGTGGATGAACGCTTTGAGATGAAGCGCCTGAACAAAGCCTTCATCGGCGCGTTGGTGCCTTTGCTCATTCCTGTGCTGGTGGTTGGTGGTCTGATTGGCGGCTTTGTCACCCCAACCGAGGCTGCAACCCTTGGTGTGGTCGCAGCCCTTCTTTATGGCTGGCCCATTCGCAGGGATCTCAATCTCAAAGCCGTCTATGAGCTTGGCTCCATCACCGTGCGCCAGACATCGGTGGTCATGATGATCATTGCAGGTTCTGCAGTGCTGGGGCAATTCCTCGCCAATGAGCAGATCCCGCAGCAGATTGCCTCCGGCCTTGGTGGACTGACCGAGAGCTTCGTGCTGCGCATGTTGCTGATCAATGTCTTCCTGCTGTTTTTGGGGATGTTCCTGCATGCCTCTGCCGCCATCATCGTGGTGGTGCCGATGCTTTTGCCATTGGCGCAGGAAATGGGCATCGATCCGGTGCATTTTGGCGTGATTGTCTGCCTCAATCTCGGCATTGGCCAGCAGACCCCACCCGTCGCCTCAGTTCTATTGACCGTTTGCTCGGTCACCGGCCTGAAGGTCGAAAATGTCATGGGCTATTGCAAATGGTTCATCCTGGCCATGTTCGTGACCTTGATGATCGTCGCCTTCATCCCGCAAACAGCCACATGGCTAGGCGGTTGATCAAAAGCTGCCATCCGGGGGAGATCTCCGGATGGCAGGCTGCAGGATTGATAATCGATCCTGGAAGGGTCAATCATCATCCGGGCGCAGAATGAAAACGGCACAAGGAGCACGACGCGACACACGCGAGGCCGTTGAGCCAAGAAAATAGTCCTTCACGCCCGGCTTGTGCGATCCGACAACAATCAGATCGATTTGGTTTTGCCGGGCAAATTCCGCAATCTGCACACCCGGCTTCCCTGACACTGTTTGAGTGGAGACATCTTTCGCACCATCTGCGGCAGCCTCCAGCTTCTCCTTGATCCGTGACGTGAGATGATTTTCCGAGCCACTATCGACAAACTCGGCCACAAAACCCGGAATCTCTTCAAGCACGGTGAGAAGAGTGATCTTGCCCCCTTCTGCAAGCAGGCGGCGCGCAACTGCAATCTTGCTGGAAACGATGCCTTCATGATCCAGAGCGACGGGAATTAGAATATGTTTATACATGATCTGCTCCATACATGTTCAATCAATTGACGGTTGAATAGTCCAAAACACCAAGGGCAATGCCGACAAGCACCGCCAGAAAAGCCGTTTCCGCAACCAGCAGGGCGACAGCTGGAAAGCCCACATTCATCACTTCTTTCGGCATGGTTTTAAGCCCCACCGAAGCGATGGAGGTCAGCAGCAACCAACGCGAGGCTTGCGAGGCTGCTTCAACAACATTCTCAGGCACCCATCCCGCAGTCCGCAAAGCAGCCAGCACAATGAAACCGAGCACGAAAACCGGCACCAGAGGAGGCCGCTTGCCATCCACCTCGCTGGTTTTTGACAAGGACCGGATCACAAGCGCCGCAATCACGACGATGGGAGCCAGCATCACCACTCTGAGAAGCTTGACCAGGGTCGCCACATTCCCCGTTTCCTCGGACACCGAAAATCCTGCTCCGACCACTTGAGCCACATCATGCACAGTGGCACCAATGAAAATCCCGGTCACACGGTCGTCGAATCCGAGCACGGCACCAAGAATTGGATAAACAATCATGGCAAGGGTCGAGAGCAAGGTTACACCCACCACGGTGAAGATGAGATGCTCTTCCGAACGTTCGTCTTTTGGCAGGATGGCCGCAATCGCCATGGCAGCAGACGCCCCGCAGATGGCAACCGCTCCGGAGGAAAGAAACGCAAATCGATAACTGAACCCGAAAAAGCGCGAAATCACCAGACCGAAAGTGATGGTCGCGATGACGCCCAAAACCACAAGCAACACAACCTGCCAGCCAAGCAGGATAAGCAGATCTGCACTGATCCGCACACCAAGCAGAGCAACTCCGAGCCGCAGCAATGGCCTGGACCCAAACTCTATACCGGCCTTGCCCGGCCCTTCACGTCCGAGAAAATTAAGCGAAATACCAAAGAGCAATGCCAGCAGCATCGCTGGTGCACCGTAATGTTCGGCGATGAACTGACTGGCAAGGGCAATGATGCCTGCAATCAACAGTCCGGGCATC
It includes:
- a CDS encoding cryptochrome/photolyase family protein — encoded protein: MTTLRLILGDQLSPSISALEECDPAKDVILMCEVWDEATYVKHHKKKIAFLFSAMRHFARDLTENGYQLDYVKLDDPENSGSLQAEVSRALKRHAIERIVVTFPGEYRLLEEFLRWESLFNLPVEIRPDTRFLCSPDGFANWARGRKQLRMEYFYREMRKHYSVLIEGDQPVGGQWNYDAENRKPPSSGLSIPDPASFAPDDITKEVLKLVAERFADHFGDLEPFAFAVTREDALRVLGRFIAQRLPHFGDYQDAMIEGEPWMFHSHISFYLNSGLLHPMECIKAAERAWHEGRAPLNAVEGFTRQILGWREYIRGIYWLKMPDYGQTNFLEAKHDLPAFYWTANTQMNCLRQCVLETRANAYAHHIQRLMVLGNFALLAGIEPKQVNEWFLIVYADAYEWVELPNVSGMILYADGGLLASKPYAAGGAYINKMSNYCKSCRFKVSKKNGADACPFNYLYWDFLARNRDKLQDNPRIAMMYRSYDRMSEQKHQAIADDARRFFKTL
- a CDS encoding Ig-like domain-containing protein, which encodes MTGNTKGSWDDLKAWPLIGLHAIVTQDGKVLTFGTDSRGMQGGQFIYDVYDPVTGTHQTLANTTPTDIFCSAAIILPGTDKILIGGGDRRPLGGTNKGVSDVNEFDSSDLSLEASAVGDMHFARWYPSMVSLPTGQIVILGGTDENGRGVSTPEIFTPGEGWRKLDGATDTDLGAASLYPRAFLNKDGQVIYFATSKGNDNKIEVMSLDPSGNGSLTEIGTLPFAFSWDAPAIMYEAGKLLVMASNGDLWTMDINGPTPVFEKSGALSQDRNWSDLTVLADGTVLVNGGTSVGNKESGADKTAAIWDPETGTITYGADEDQPRLYHSATVLLNDGTVLSLGGGAAGSAENNYLDSQIYRPPYLYNEDGTLADRPVISGVPDSLKPGQTFTITADNAADIAKLTFVKSGAATHSFNMEARMVKLDFKLGPNNTIEVTLPENANEVSAGSWMLFAWNKAGVPSVAPMVSVEPTQPLFDGTGDLRAEFFSIPANVTSLDQIDFENANPAHVEQLDKLDYSGSEAYYTGGPKDDFAMRATGDFDVARDGSHTFYFTSDDGARLYIDGKLVIDNDGMQAPTQKTVTLNLDAGLHKIEVRYFEGGGPGRLDLDWSGPGFNRKQMTFDGAVDNLLLNGSFEMGPSGLNKAPHGWTIEGPTGRHIDPARASDGEASVALGGWSNQYGGSSISQTVKTETGKTYILTFDVGQAKGLDSVAAKLKIEALGAGGADFVQTISGPFTSADKKYFTFTFTATSDSTTIKFSDTTSGSGANYDIDLDNVRLIPDAEANANKAPVAQDDSGSTKMDDALTLDVLANDSDPDGDILSIASVTNPANGSVRIDNNGTANDTSDDKIVYTPNSGFVGEDSFTYVLSDGKKTTTATVTVTVTAKGITVQDDPAETQYLGGTEYKDTFVINGKSSDYNWAPSDDGEGMLVWNNNGFDILYDFEAIQFSDKSVDLTGDKVGQINVTDIAGEEQYVSGTVGTDTFIINGKSTDYQWGPSDDGQGTMIWNDQGFDILYDFETIQFTDKSVKLTGDGSEAMKVKDEAGIEEYIGGTAGNDVFVIDGASKDYNWAKSDDGAGILIWNDAGFDIVYDFEILRFNDTEIDLTASNVGRTIVTDNPDELEYVSGTDGKDVFVIDGTSSDWNFARTEDGNGVAVYNQTTNKVDFLYGFEEVTFNDQTVVIQDELA
- a CDS encoding alpha/beta fold hydrolase, with amino-acid sequence MKILTLPGLDGTGALLAEFQAELGQKHEVSVLSYPADLTRYSDLTDWIAERLPEEEFVLIAESFSGPLAAMIAAGKPAHLKGVIFVATFAKSPRPAPAFLAHLLCVMPTRSRLLSKYAQPLLMGPWASKTFTALFCDTMEKVPPATLSKRLHEVLQVNVTKQLHEINVPMLYLQASNDWLVPKRMAKGFAQASCSIQNIKGPHFLLQANPKDASQVIEDFIAELSKSE